A portion of the Drosophila sechellia strain sech25 chromosome 2R, ASM438219v1, whole genome shotgun sequence genome contains these proteins:
- the LOC6607885 gene encoding uncharacterized protein LOC6607885 isoform X4 yields MTFTRLKTLSLLVCALLALSFPGHVSGAGNNNNKKGSQPVAPPEPEAVIEEVNAKQLEKLLADKDYVAVFWYARSCVTCDKVLAELEKIDDDTDSFGVDFVKINDKRLAKQYGIKNFPALTYFREKEPIIYDGDLMDEEGVLDFLTSLEAMDLPDRIEEVNAKILQKIIEDTDFVAVLFCPDHETCPPRVMDKQQCRKCAKALQELENIDDEADQLGIGFVKIHDEALADEYNLGNLPALVYYRHQTPIIYEGELQREEDVLEWLVQNKSTGDEDDVIEDVTSKTLSTLISNIDNLVVLFYDHGNDDSMTVLEELEQIDDDCDKHGIQFVKIDDAKAAADYGIDSIPAIVYFEKEIPNVYDGDLMDEEQILKWLLGQLERDEIEDVTDEMLDTMIKEGRVIAVLFYDNNDKKSQKVLEELENIDDECDALGITFVKIDNPEEAVEYGINKVPKLIYFEKGIPTIYEGNLEDEEKLLKWLTDQTSSDQIEDITDEMLDLIIEKMPHVAVLFYDKDQKKSQKILAELENIDDECDQNDIAFVKIDDDKEAKEWGIDEIPSIVLFERGIPHIYEGDLMKEDELLGWLVHQKRYSEIPEVTDEMKDKLVENTEHLAVIFYDKDDKQDMRILNELENIDDELEKEGIVIVRIDNAAEAKEYGLDHLPALIYFENKIPALYEGDLMNEDEVLEWLLVQKKTATIEEVTDEILVTLINEHEYVVVFFTGPCEPGETCEHTLNALESIDDELDEAGIIFVTTEDTGIAKKYNVKTYPRLVFFRNRDPLHFTGDLDDEDEVLAWITDDETLEIPGKIEEVNVKMLDKILAENDHVVVFFYAEGDKKAQKILNELENIDDECEEKDIDFVKTSDDDIDKEYDLPGLPALAFYRHKFRTIYTGDLMKEEEILEWVIDLHESTADVIESVDRKTLQVLINDVEHLAVFFYDDECESCSEILEELENIDDDTDKHGIQFVKSNDVKLAHEIGIFAFPALVYYETGVPIMYDGNIASNQDVFNWILEQKADQSIQLINRDQLFEYIGTKDFLAVVFYKEDDPDSPRVLRHIELIDDEAAEYGIYIVKMHDKLMAKKYGFRNPPGLTYFRKGKYINYDGDIDDEEEVLDWLTSPANMEMTDHIEQVNRKMFEKIRKNSDYVAVIFYSDECKQCPRVLAEVEHIDDEADKAGIDFVKIDDKQMAKEYGVFALPAIVFFKPTSKEPVIYAGDLYEEEQILTWLITQKDPSGDVIEDLEGERLVHLIEESGSIAVYFYADGCEQCTKVLEELENIDDDCDKHGITFVKTRDFSVADGYGVHEYPALVYFEGGIPNVFEGELSEEEEVLQWLITQKTEDRIELITRQMLETMVEETQYLAVYFLPPERNGKQPAFCRSFCSPSSLKESNLTTTKSTKHSSSQFVQNYISRKRKRIEKQDKINCNICDQILEGLELIDDECDVFGIHMVKIQDPQLAKRYSIKTFPALVYFRNGNPLLFEGDLQNEQSVLEWLIDDDNRELADEIEEVNERMLDRLMAESTLLVVFFYDDDCAECEEILEELEEIDGEADMFGIDFVKIASIQAAKKYEIVNIPSLVYFRKQVPVLYDGDLHQHDKVITWLTSQDVFEIKNEIEEVNRKMLDKLLEENEFLAVFFYEHNQPDSTAALEKLENIDSETDNLDITFVKMADSRYAKKWGVTKLPAMVYFRRRFPSIYRGDLLSEDEVLEWLRKNRFRQPELNIFMYALIALAVAFVVYTAFLLQCFKPAPPPPVQHPKQS; encoded by the exons ATGACTTTCACCCGCCTCAAGACTCTCTCGCTGCTCGTGTGTGCTCTGCTGGCCCTGAGTTTTCCCGGACATGTGAGTGGCgcaggcaacaacaacaacaagaagggCTCGCAGCCAGTGGCGCCTCCGGAGCCGGAGGCCGTCATCGAGGAGGTCAATGCCAAGCAGCTGGAGAAGCTCCTGGCCGACAAGGATTACGTGGCCGTCTTCTGGT ATGCGCGAAGCTGCGTGACCTGTGATAAGGTTTTAGCGGAACTCGAGAAAATCGACGATGACACCGACTCCTTCGGTGTGGACTTCGTGAAAATCAACGACAAACGACTAGCCAAGCAGTATGGCATCAAGAACTTCCCCGCCCTCACCTACTTCAG GGAGAAGGAGCCCATCATATACGATGGCGATCTCATGGACGAGGAAGGAGTGCTCGATTTCCTCACCTCCTTGGAGGCCATGGACTTGCCCGATCGCATCGAGGAGGTCAATGCCAAGATATTGCAGAAGATCATCGAGGACACCGACTTCGTAGCCGTTCTGTTCT GTCCAGATCATGAAACATGCCCGCCCCGGGTTATGG ACAAACAGCAATGCCGCAAGTGCGCCAAGGCCTTGCAGGAGCTGGAGAATATCGACGACGAGGCTGACCAGCTGGGCATCGGGTTTGTGAAGATACACGACGAGGCCTTGGCCGACGAATACAATCTAGGCAACCTGCCAGCCTTGGTCTATTACCGCCACCAGACTCCAATCATATACGAAG GTGAACTTCAGCGGGAGGAGGACGTCTTGGAATGGTTGGTGCAGAATAAGTCGACGGGCGATGAAGATGATGTGATTGAAGACGTCACTTCGAAGACTCTGTCGACGCTTATCAGCAATATCGACAACCTGGTTGTGCTGTTTT ATGATCATGGAAACGACGACTCGATGACCGTGTTGGAGGAGCTAGAGCAAATCGACGACGACTGCGACAAGCATGGCATTCAGTTTGTGAAAATCGACGATGCCAAGGCGGCAGCCGATTACGGAATCGATTCG ATTCCGGCCATTGTTTACTTTGAAAAAGAAATTCCAAATGTGTACGACGGCGATCTCATGGACGAGGAGCAGATTCTGAAATGGTTGTTGGGACAGTTGGAACGGGATGAGATCGAGGACGTCACCGACGAAATGCTCGACACAATGATCAAAGAAGGACGCGTCATTGCCGTGCTGTTCT ACGACAACAACGACAAGAAGTCCCAGAAAGTACTCGAGGAGCTGGAGAACATTGACGACGAGTGCGACGCATTGGGCATTACTTTCGTGAAGATCGACAATCCCGAGGAGGCCGTTGAATATGGCATCAATAAAGTTCCTAAACTGATATACTTTGAAAAAGGCATTCCAACTATTTACGAGGGCAATCTGGAGGACGAGGAGAAGCTTCTGAAATGGCTAACAGACCAAACGAGTTCCGATCAAATCGAGGACATCACCGACGAAATGTTGGACTTAATCATTGAGAAAATGCCCCACGTTGCTGTTCTTTTCT ACGACAAAGACCAAAAGAAATCACAGAAAATCCTCGCAGAGCTGGAAAACATCGACGATGAGTGCGATCAGAACGATATTGCCTTTGTCAAGATCGATGATGACAAGGAGGCCAAAGAATGGGGTATCGATGAGATACCATCGATTGTACTCTTTGAACGTGGAATTCCACACATCTACGAGGGTGATCTGATGAAAGAGGATGAGCTGCTTGGCTGGTTGGTGCACCAGAAGCGCTATTCCGAAATTCCCGAGGTCACCGATGAGATGAAGGACAAGTTGGTCGAGAACACCGAGCACTTGGCGGTTATATTCT ACGACAAGGACGATAAGCAGGATATGCGCATCCTGAACGAACTGGAGAACATTGATGACGAGCTGGAGAAGGAGGGAATTGTGATTGTCCGCATTGATAACGCCGCTGAGGCCAAGGAATATGGTCTCGATCACTTGCCCGCCCTCATCTACTTCGAGAACAAGATCCCGGCCCTCTACGAAGGCGATCTGATGAACGAGGATGAGGTGCTCGAGTGGCTTCTTGTCCAGAAAAAGACAGCTACTATCGAGGAGGTTACCGACGAGATCCTGGTCACTCTGATCAACGAACACGAATACGTCGTCGTCTTCTTCACGGGTCCCTGCGAGCCCGGAGAGACCTGTGAGCACACTCTGAACGCCCTGGAAAGCATCGACGATGAGTTGGATGAGGCTGGCATCATTTTTGTGACCACTGAGGATACCGGAATCGCCAAGAAATACAATGTCAAGACCTATCCACGCCTGGTGTTCTTCAGGAACCGTGATCCACTTCACTTCACCGGAGATCTggacgacgaggacgaggtGTTGGCCTGGATTACCGACGACGAGACCCTTGAAATTCCCGGAAAAATTGAGGAAGTCAATGTGAAGATGTTGGATAAGATCTTGGCTGAAAACGATCACGTTGTCGTATTCTTCT ACGCCGAGGGCGATAAGAAGGCCCAAAAGATCCTTAACGAGCTGGAGAACATCGATGACGAATGCGAGGAAAAAGACATTGACTTTGTAAAGACATCCGACGACGATATTGATAAGGAGTACGACCTGCCCGGTCTGCCGGCACTTGCATTTTATAGACataagtttagaacaatttaCACCG GTGACCTGATGAAGGAAGAGGAAATTCTCGAGTGGGTTATTGATTTGCACGAGTCCACAGCTGATGTCATTGAATCTGTCGATCGTAAGACCCTGCAAGTTCTGATCAACGATGTTGAGCACCTGGCTGTGTTCTTCT ATGACGATGAATGCGAATCTTGTTCCGAAATCTTGGAGGAGTTGGAGAACATCGACGATGACACCGACAAGCACGGAATACAATTTGTCAAGTCAAATGATGTTAAGCTGGCTCATGAAATTGGCATTTTCGCATTTCCAGCTTTGGTCTACTACGAGACCGGCGTCCCGATTATGTATGATG GTAACATTGCAAGCAATCAGGACGTCTTCAACTGGATTCTCGAACAGAAGGCCGACCAAAGCATTCAGCTCATTAATCGTGACCAACTTTTCGAGTATATAGGCACCAAAGACTTTTTAGCGGTTGTTTTTT ACAAAGAAGATGATCCTGACTCGCCACGAGTGCTGCGGCACATCGAACTAATCGACGACGAGGCTGCGGAATATGGCATTTACATAGTGAAGATGCACGACAAGCTGATGGCCAAGAAGTACGGCTTCAGGAATCCCCCGGGACTGACGTATTTCCGCAAGGGCAAGTATATCAACTACGACGGCGATATCGATGACGAGGAGGAGGTCCTGGACTGGCTAACGAGCCCGGCCAACATGGAGATGACCGATCACATCGAGCAGGTAAACCGCAAGATGTTTGAGAAGATCCGCAAGAACTCCGACTACGTAGCGGTGATATTCT ATAGCGATGAGTGCAAGCAGTGTCCTCGCGTCCTGGCGGAGGTGGAGCACATTGACGACGAAGCGGATAAGGCGGGCATCGACTTCGTCAAAATCGACGATAAGCAGATGGCCAAGGAGTACGGAGTGTTCGCCCTGCCTGCCATTGTCTTCTTCAAGCCCACATCCAAGGAGCCAGTTATATACGCCG GTGATCTTTACGAAGAAGAACAGATCCTAACTTGGCTGATCACGCAAAAGGATCCAAGTGGAGATGTTATCGAAGATCTCGAAGGCGAAAGACTGGTTCATCTGATTGAAGAGTCTGGCTCCATCGCAGTCTACTTTT ATGCGGATGGCTGCGAGCAGTGCACCAAGGttctggaggagctggaaAACATCGACGATGATTGCGACAAGCACGGCATAACATTCGTTAAGACCAGGGACTTCTCCGTGGCCGACGGCTATGGCGTGCACGAGTATCCGGCTCTAGTTTACTTCGAGGGAGGAATCCCCAACGTATTCGAGG GCGAACTgagcgaggaggaggaggtgctCCAGTGGCTGATCACCCAGAAGACCGAAGATCGTATTGAGCTGATCACTCGCCAGATGCTGGAGACAATGGTGGAGGAGACGCAGTACCTGGCCGTCTATTTCT TGCCACCAGAGCGCAATGGGAAGCAACCCGCTTTCTGCCGCAGTTTCTGCTCCCCCTCTAGTCTTAAAGAAAGCAACCTGACCACCACCAAATCCACAAAACACTCATCCAGCCAATTCGTACAAAACTACATCTCACGTAAAAGAAAACGTATCGAAAAACAAG ACAAAATCAACTGCAACATATGCGACCAGATACTAGAGGGCTTGGAACTGATCGATGACGAATGCGACGTGTTCGGCATTCATATGGTCAAGATCCAGGATCCGCAGCTGGCAAAACGTTACTCGATCAAGACGTTCCCGGCCTTGGTTTATTTCAG AAATGGAAACCCATTACTGTTTGAGGGGGATCTTCAGAACGAGCAATCAGTGTTGGAATGGCTCATCGATGATGACAACCGCGAGTTGGCCGATGAAATCGAGGAGGTCAACGAGCGTATGCTGGATCGCCTAATGGCGGAGTCCACTCTATTGGTCGTTTTCTTTT atgacgaTGATTGTGCTGAGTGCGAAGAGATTTTGGAAGAGCTGGAGGAGATCGATGGCGAGGCAGACATGTTCGGCATTGACTTCGTAAAGATTGCTAGTATCCAGGCGGCCAAGAAATACGAGATAGTGAATATACCTTCCCTCGTTTATTTCCG AAAACAAGTGCCCGTCCTCTACGACGGCGACCTACACCAACACGACAAGGTGATCACCTGGCTAACGTCGCAGGATGTATTCGAGATCAAAAACGAAATAGAAGAAGTCAACCGAAAGATGCTCGACAAGCTACTCGAGGAGAATGAGTTCTTGGCCGTTTTCTTCT ACGAACACAATCAGCCGGACAGTACTGCAGCGCTGGAAAAACTGGAGAACATCGACAGCGAGACGGATAACCTGGACATCACCTTCGTGAAGATGGCCGACTCTCGGTATGCCAAGAAATGGGGCGTCACCAAGCTGCCGGCAATGGTCTACTTCCGCCGTCGGTTCCCCAGCATATACAGGG GTGATCTGTTATCCGAGGACGAAGTGCTGGAGTGGCTGCGCAAGAACCGCTTCCGCCAGCCCGAGCTGAACATCTTTATGTACGCCCTGATTGCGCTGGCGGTGGCCTTTGTGGTCTACACCGCCTTCCTGCTGCAGTGCTTCAAGCCGGCGCCACCGCCTCCTGTCCAGCACCCCAAGCAGTCGTGA
- the LOC6607885 gene encoding uncharacterized protein LOC6607885 isoform X9 — translation MTFTRLKTLSLLVCALLALSFPGHVSGAGNNNNKKGSQPVAPPEPEAVIEEVNAKQLEKLLADKDYVAVFWYARSCVTCDKVLAELEKIDDDTDSFGVDFVKINDKRLAKQYGIKNFPALTYFREKEPIIYDGDLMDEEGVLDFLTSLEAMDLPDRIEEVNAKILQKIIEDTDFVAVLFYDKDQKKSQKILAELENIDDECDQNDIAFVKIDDDKEAKEWGIDEIPSIVLFERGIPHIYEGDLMKEDELLGWLVHQKRYSEIPEVTDEMKDKLVENTEHLAVIFYDKDDKQDMRILNELENIDDELEKEGIVIVRIDNAAEAKEYGLDHLPALIYFENKIPALYEGDLMNEDEVLEWLLVQKKTATIEEVTDEILVTLINEHEYVVVFFTGPCEPGETCEHTLNALESIDDELDEAGIIFVTTEDTGIAKKYNVKTYPRLVFFRNRDPLHFTGDLDDEDEVLAWITDDETLEIPGKIEEVNVKMLDKILAENDHVVVFFYAEGDKKAQKILNELENIDDECEEKDIDFVKTSDDDIDKEYDLPGLPALAFYRHKFRTIYTGDLMKEEEILEWVIDLHESTADVIESVDRKTLQVLINDVEHLAVFFYDDECESCSEILEELENIDDDTDKHGIQFVKSNDVKLAHEIGIFAFPALVYYETGVPIMYDGNIASNQDVFNWILEQKADQSIQLINRDQLFEYIGTKDFLAVVFYKEDDPDSPRVLRHIELIDDEAAEYGIYIVKMHDKLMAKKYGFRNPPGLTYFRKGKYINYDGDIDDEEEVLDWLTSPANMEMTDHIEQVNRKMFEKIRKNSDYVAVIFYSDECKQCPRVLAEVEHIDDEADKAGIDFVKIDDKQMAKEYGVFALPAIVFFKPTSKEPVIYAGDLYEEEQILTWLITQKDPSGDVIEDLEGERLVHLIEESGSIAVYFWNKTKCDICNSKAARKARLKKERDQHQQEGGAASAAAAFGSEADPSEAAAGGAEDAPAAGSEGDSPPASAAAPADASTGKQEDDADGCEQCTKVLEELENIDDDCDKHGITFVKTRDFSVADGYGVHEYPALVYFEGGIPNVFEGELSEEEEVLQWLITQKTEDRIELITRQMLETMVEETQYLAVYFLPPERNGKQPAFCRSFCSPSSLKESNLTTTKSTKHSSSQFVQNYISRKRKRIEKQDKINCNICDQILEGLELIDDECDVFGIHMVKIQDPQLAKRYSIKTFPALVYFRNGNPLLFEGDLQNEQSVLEWLIDDDNRELADEIEEVNERMLDRLMAESTLLVVFFYDDDCAECEEILEELEEIDGEADMFGIDFVKIASIQAAKKYEIVNIPSLVYFRKQVPVLYDGDLHQHDKVITWLTSQDVFEIKNEIEEVNRKMLDKLLEENEFLAVFFYEHNQPDSTAALEKLENIDSETDNLDITFVKMADSRYAKKWGVTKLPAMVYFRRRFPSIYRGDLLSEDEVLEWLRKNRFRQPELNIFMYALIALAVAFVVYTAFLLQCFKPAPPPPVQHPKQS, via the exons ATGACTTTCACCCGCCTCAAGACTCTCTCGCTGCTCGTGTGTGCTCTGCTGGCCCTGAGTTTTCCCGGACATGTGAGTGGCgcaggcaacaacaacaacaagaagggCTCGCAGCCAGTGGCGCCTCCGGAGCCGGAGGCCGTCATCGAGGAGGTCAATGCCAAGCAGCTGGAGAAGCTCCTGGCCGACAAGGATTACGTGGCCGTCTTCTGGT ATGCGCGAAGCTGCGTGACCTGTGATAAGGTTTTAGCGGAACTCGAGAAAATCGACGATGACACCGACTCCTTCGGTGTGGACTTCGTGAAAATCAACGACAAACGACTAGCCAAGCAGTATGGCATCAAGAACTTCCCCGCCCTCACCTACTTCAG GGAGAAGGAGCCCATCATATACGATGGCGATCTCATGGACGAGGAAGGAGTGCTCGATTTCCTCACCTCCTTGGAGGCCATGGACTTGCCCGATCGCATCGAGGAGGTCAATGCCAAGATATTGCAGAAGATCATCGAGGACACCGACTTCGTAGCCGTTCTGTTCT ACGACAAAGACCAAAAGAAATCACAGAAAATCCTCGCAGAGCTGGAAAACATCGACGATGAGTGCGATCAGAACGATATTGCCTTTGTCAAGATCGATGATGACAAGGAGGCCAAAGAATGGGGTATCGATGAGATACCATCGATTGTACTCTTTGAACGTGGAATTCCACACATCTACGAGGGTGATCTGATGAAAGAGGATGAGCTGCTTGGCTGGTTGGTGCACCAGAAGCGCTATTCCGAAATTCCCGAGGTCACCGATGAGATGAAGGACAAGTTGGTCGAGAACACCGAGCACTTGGCGGTTATATTCT ACGACAAGGACGATAAGCAGGATATGCGCATCCTGAACGAACTGGAGAACATTGATGACGAGCTGGAGAAGGAGGGAATTGTGATTGTCCGCATTGATAACGCCGCTGAGGCCAAGGAATATGGTCTCGATCACTTGCCCGCCCTCATCTACTTCGAGAACAAGATCCCGGCCCTCTACGAAGGCGATCTGATGAACGAGGATGAGGTGCTCGAGTGGCTTCTTGTCCAGAAAAAGACAGCTACTATCGAGGAGGTTACCGACGAGATCCTGGTCACTCTGATCAACGAACACGAATACGTCGTCGTCTTCTTCACGGGTCCCTGCGAGCCCGGAGAGACCTGTGAGCACACTCTGAACGCCCTGGAAAGCATCGACGATGAGTTGGATGAGGCTGGCATCATTTTTGTGACCACTGAGGATACCGGAATCGCCAAGAAATACAATGTCAAGACCTATCCACGCCTGGTGTTCTTCAGGAACCGTGATCCACTTCACTTCACCGGAGATCTggacgacgaggacgaggtGTTGGCCTGGATTACCGACGACGAGACCCTTGAAATTCCCGGAAAAATTGAGGAAGTCAATGTGAAGATGTTGGATAAGATCTTGGCTGAAAACGATCACGTTGTCGTATTCTTCT ACGCCGAGGGCGATAAGAAGGCCCAAAAGATCCTTAACGAGCTGGAGAACATCGATGACGAATGCGAGGAAAAAGACATTGACTTTGTAAAGACATCCGACGACGATATTGATAAGGAGTACGACCTGCCCGGTCTGCCGGCACTTGCATTTTATAGACataagtttagaacaatttaCACCG GTGACCTGATGAAGGAAGAGGAAATTCTCGAGTGGGTTATTGATTTGCACGAGTCCACAGCTGATGTCATTGAATCTGTCGATCGTAAGACCCTGCAAGTTCTGATCAACGATGTTGAGCACCTGGCTGTGTTCTTCT ATGACGATGAATGCGAATCTTGTTCCGAAATCTTGGAGGAGTTGGAGAACATCGACGATGACACCGACAAGCACGGAATACAATTTGTCAAGTCAAATGATGTTAAGCTGGCTCATGAAATTGGCATTTTCGCATTTCCAGCTTTGGTCTACTACGAGACCGGCGTCCCGATTATGTATGATG GTAACATTGCAAGCAATCAGGACGTCTTCAACTGGATTCTCGAACAGAAGGCCGACCAAAGCATTCAGCTCATTAATCGTGACCAACTTTTCGAGTATATAGGCACCAAAGACTTTTTAGCGGTTGTTTTTT ACAAAGAAGATGATCCTGACTCGCCACGAGTGCTGCGGCACATCGAACTAATCGACGACGAGGCTGCGGAATATGGCATTTACATAGTGAAGATGCACGACAAGCTGATGGCCAAGAAGTACGGCTTCAGGAATCCCCCGGGACTGACGTATTTCCGCAAGGGCAAGTATATCAACTACGACGGCGATATCGATGACGAGGAGGAGGTCCTGGACTGGCTAACGAGCCCGGCCAACATGGAGATGACCGATCACATCGAGCAGGTAAACCGCAAGATGTTTGAGAAGATCCGCAAGAACTCCGACTACGTAGCGGTGATATTCT ATAGCGATGAGTGCAAGCAGTGTCCTCGCGTCCTGGCGGAGGTGGAGCACATTGACGACGAAGCGGATAAGGCGGGCATCGACTTCGTCAAAATCGACGATAAGCAGATGGCCAAGGAGTACGGAGTGTTCGCCCTGCCTGCCATTGTCTTCTTCAAGCCCACATCCAAGGAGCCAGTTATATACGCCG GTGATCTTTACGAAGAAGAACAGATCCTAACTTGGCTGATCACGCAAAAGGATCCAAGTGGAGATGTTATCGAAGATCTCGAAGGCGAAAGACTGGTTCATCTGATTGAAGAGTCTGGCTCCATCGCAGTCTACTTTT GGAACAAGACCAAGTGCGACATTTGTAATTCGAAAGCGGCTCGCAAGGCGCGGCTGAAAAAGGAGCGCGATCAGCACCAGCAGGAGGGCGGAGCAGCCAGCGCCGCTGCCGCCTTCGGCAGTGAGGCGGATCCTTCCGAGGCGGCCGCTGGCGGGGCGGAGGATGCGCCAGCGGCAGGTTCTGAGGGGGATTCCCCGCCAGCCTctgcagctgctccagcgGATGCGTCAACTGGCAAGCAAGAGGATG ATGCGGATGGCTGCGAGCAGTGCACCAAGGttctggaggagctggaaAACATCGACGATGATTGCGACAAGCACGGCATAACATTCGTTAAGACCAGGGACTTCTCCGTGGCCGACGGCTATGGCGTGCACGAGTATCCGGCTCTAGTTTACTTCGAGGGAGGAATCCCCAACGTATTCGAGG GCGAACTgagcgaggaggaggaggtgctCCAGTGGCTGATCACCCAGAAGACCGAAGATCGTATTGAGCTGATCACTCGCCAGATGCTGGAGACAATGGTGGAGGAGACGCAGTACCTGGCCGTCTATTTCT TGCCACCAGAGCGCAATGGGAAGCAACCCGCTTTCTGCCGCAGTTTCTGCTCCCCCTCTAGTCTTAAAGAAAGCAACCTGACCACCACCAAATCCACAAAACACTCATCCAGCCAATTCGTACAAAACTACATCTCACGTAAAAGAAAACGTATCGAAAAACAAG ACAAAATCAACTGCAACATATGCGACCAGATACTAGAGGGCTTGGAACTGATCGATGACGAATGCGACGTGTTCGGCATTCATATGGTCAAGATCCAGGATCCGCAGCTGGCAAAACGTTACTCGATCAAGACGTTCCCGGCCTTGGTTTATTTCAG AAATGGAAACCCATTACTGTTTGAGGGGGATCTTCAGAACGAGCAATCAGTGTTGGAATGGCTCATCGATGATGACAACCGCGAGTTGGCCGATGAAATCGAGGAGGTCAACGAGCGTATGCTGGATCGCCTAATGGCGGAGTCCACTCTATTGGTCGTTTTCTTTT atgacgaTGATTGTGCTGAGTGCGAAGAGATTTTGGAAGAGCTGGAGGAGATCGATGGCGAGGCAGACATGTTCGGCATTGACTTCGTAAAGATTGCTAGTATCCAGGCGGCCAAGAAATACGAGATAGTGAATATACCTTCCCTCGTTTATTTCCG AAAACAAGTGCCCGTCCTCTACGACGGCGACCTACACCAACACGACAAGGTGATCACCTGGCTAACGTCGCAGGATGTATTCGAGATCAAAAACGAAATAGAAGAAGTCAACCGAAAGATGCTCGACAAGCTACTCGAGGAGAATGAGTTCTTGGCCGTTTTCTTCT ACGAACACAATCAGCCGGACAGTACTGCAGCGCTGGAAAAACTGGAGAACATCGACAGCGAGACGGATAACCTGGACATCACCTTCGTGAAGATGGCCGACTCTCGGTATGCCAAGAAATGGGGCGTCACCAAGCTGCCGGCAATGGTCTACTTCCGCCGTCGGTTCCCCAGCATATACAGGG GTGATCTGTTATCCGAGGACGAAGTGCTGGAGTGGCTGCGCAAGAACCGCTTCCGCCAGCCCGAGCTGAACATCTTTATGTACGCCCTGATTGCGCTGGCGGTGGCCTTTGTGGTCTACACCGCCTTCCTGCTGCAGTGCTTCAAGCCGGCGCCACCGCCTCCTGTCCAGCACCCCAAGCAGTCGTGA